Proteins encoded in a region of the Orcinus orca chromosome X, mOrcOrc1.1, whole genome shotgun sequence genome:
- the MED12 gene encoding mediator of RNA polymerase II transcription subunit 12 isoform X12, whose protein sequence is MAAFGILSYEHRPLKRPRLGPPDVYPQDPKQKEDELTALNVKQGFNNQPAVSGDEHGSAKNVNFNPAKISSNFSSIIAEKLRCNTLPDTGRRKPQVNQKDNFWLVTARSQSAINTWFTDLAGTKPLTQLAKKVPIFSKKEEVFGYLAKYTVPVMRAAWLIKMTCAYYAAITETKVKKRHVIDPFMEWTQIITKYLWEQLQKMAEYYRPGPSGSGGCGSTIGPLPHDVEVAIRQWDYNEKLAMFMFQDGMLDRHEFLTWVLECFEKIRPGEDELLKLLLPLLLRYSGEFVQSAYLSRRLAYFCTRRLALQLDGMSSHSSHVMSAQSTSTLPTTPAPQPPTSSTPSTPFSDLLMCPQHRPLVFGLSCILQTILLCCPSALVWHYSLTDSRIKTGSPLDHLPIAPSNLPMPEGNSAFTQQVRAKLREIEQQIKERGQAVEVRWSFDKCQEATAGFTIGRVLHTLEVLDSHSFERSDFSNSLDSLCNRIFGLGPSKDGHEISSDDDAVVSLLCEWAVSCKRSGRHRAMVVAKLLEKRQAEIEAERCGESEAADEKGSIASGSLSAPSAPIFQDVLLQFLDTQAPMLTDPRSESERVEFFNLVLLFCELIRHDVFSHNMYTCTLISRGDLAFGAPGPRPPSPFDDPADDPERKEAEGSSSSKLEDPGLSESMDIDPSSSVLFEDMEKPDFSLFSPTMPCEGKGSPSPEKPDVEKEVKPPPKEKLEGTLGVLYDQPRHVQYATHFPIPQEESCSHECNQRLVVLFGVGKQRDDARHAIKKITKDILKVLNRKGTAETDQLAPIVPLNPGDLTFLGGEDGQKRRRNRPEAFPTAEDIFAKFQHLSHYDQHQVTAQVSRNVLEQITSFALGMSYHLPLVQHVQFIFDLMEYSLSISGLIDFAIQLLNELSVVEAELLLKSSDLVGSYTTSLCLCIVAVLRHYHACLILNQDQMAQVFEGLCGVVKHGMNRSDGSSAERCILAYLYDLYTSCSHLKSKFGELFSDFCSKVKNTIYCNVEPSESNMRWAPEFMIDTLENPAAHTFTYTGLGKSLSENPANRYSFVCNALMHVCVGHHDPDRVNDIAILCAELTGYCKSLSAEWLGVLKALCCSSNNGTCGFNDLLCNVDVSDLSFHDSLATFVAILIARQCLLLEDLIRCAAIPSLLNAACSEQDSEPGARLTCRILLHLFKTPQLNPCQSDGTVSPDKPTVGIRSSCDRHLLAASQNRIVDGAVFAVLKAVFVLGDAELKGSGFTVTGGTEELPEEEGGGGSGGRRQGGRNISVETASLDVYAKYVLRSICQQEWVGERCLKSLCEDSNDLQDPVLSSAQAQRLMQLICYPHRLLDNEDGENPQRQRIKRILQNLDQWTMRQSSLELQLMIKQTPNNEMNSLLENIAKATIEVFQQSAETGSSSGNTASNMPSSSKTKPVLSSLERSGVWLVAPLIAKLPTSVQGHVLKAAGEELEKGQHLGSSSRKERDRQKQKSMSLLSQQPFLSLVLTCLKGQDEQREGLLTSLYSQVHQIVNNWRDDQYLDDCKPKQLMHEALKLRLNLVGGMFDTVQRSTQQTTEWAVLLLEIIISGTVDMQSNNELFTTVLDMLSVLINGTLAADMSSISQGSMEENKRAYMNLVKKLRKELGERQSDSLEKVRQLLPLPKQTRDVITCEPQGSLIDTKGNKIAGFDSIFKKEGLQVSTKQKISPWDLFEGLKPSAPLSWGWFGTVRVDRRVARGEEQQRLLLYHTHLRPRPRAYYLEPLPLPPEDEEPPAPALLEPEKKAPEPPKTDKPGAAPPSTEERKKKSTKGKKRSQPAAKTEDYGMGPGRSGPYGVTVPPDLLHHTNPGSISHLSYRQGSIGLYTQNQPLPAGGPRVDPYRPVRLPMQKLPTRPPYPGVLPTTMTGVMGLEPSSYKTSVYRQQQPAVPQGQRLRQQLQAKIQSQGMLGQSSVHQMTPSSSYGLQTSQGYTPYVSHVGLQQHTGPAGTMVPPSYSSQPYQSTHSSTNPTLVDPTRHLQQRPSGYVHQQAPTYGHGLTSTQRFSHQTLQQTPMIGTMTPLGAQGVQAGVRSASILPEQQQQQQQQQQQQQQQQQQQQQQQQQQQQQYHIRQQQQQQILRQQQQQQQQQQQQQQQQQQQAHQQQQQQAAPPQPQPQSQPQFQRQGLQQTQQQQQTAALVRQLQQQLSNTQPQPSTNIFGRY, encoded by the exons ATGGCGGCCTTCGGGATCTTGAGCTACGAACACCGGCCCCTGAAGCGGCCGCGGCTGGGGCCTCCCGATGTGTACCCTCAAGATCCCAAACAGAAGGAG GATGAACTAACGGCCTTGAATGTAAAACAAGGTTTCAATAACCAGCCAGCTGTCTCTGGGGATGAACATGGCAGTGCCAAGAACGTCAACTTCAATCCTGCCAAG ATCAGTTCCAACTTCAGCAGCATTATTGCTGAGAAGTTACGTTGTAACACCCTCCCTGACACCGGTAGAAGGAAGCCCCAAGTGAACCAGAAGGACAACTTCTGGCTGGTGACTGCACGATCCCAGAGTGCCATTAACACCTGGTTCACCGATCTGGCTGGCACCAAGCCACTCACACAACTAGCCAAAAAG GTCCCCATTTTCAGTAAGAAGGAAGAAGTGTTTGGGTACTTGGCCAAGTACACAGTGCCTGTGATGCGGGCTGCCTGGCTCATTAAGATGACCTGTGCCTACTATGCAGCGATCACAGAGACCAAGGTTAAGAAGAGACATGTCATTGACCCTTTCATGG AATGGACTCAGATCATCACCAAGTACTTATGGGAGCAGCTGCAAAAGATGGCTGAATACTACCGGCCAGGGCCTTCCGGAAGTGGGGGCTGTGGTTCTACTATAGGGCCCTTGCCCCATGATGTAGAGGTGGCAATCCGGCAGTGGGACTACAATGAGAAGCTAGCCATGTTCATGTTTCAG GACGGAATGCTGGACAGACATGAGTTCCTGACCTGGGTACTTGAGTGTTTTGAGAAAATCCGCCCTGGAGAGGATGAATTGCTTAAActgctgctgcccctgctgcTTCGA TACTCTGGGGAATTCGTTCAGTCTGCATACCTCTCCCGCCGCCTTGCCTACTTCTGTACGCGGAGACTGGCCCTGCAGCTGGATGGCATGAGCAGTCACTCATCTCATGTGATGTCTGCTCAGTCAACAAGCACACTGCCCACGACCCCTGCTCCTCAGCCCCCAACTAGCAGCACACCCTCTACACCCTTTAGTGACCTGCTTATGTGCCCTCAGCACCGGCCCCTAGTTTTTGGCCTCAGCTGTATCCTTCAG ACCATCCTCCTGTGTTGTCCTAGTGCCCTGGTTTGGCACTACTCACTGACTGATAGCCGAATCAAGACTGGCTCACCACTTGACCACCTGCCTATTGCCCCCTCCAACCTGCCCATGCCAGAGGGCAACAGTGCCTTCACTCAGCAG GTCCGTGCAAAGTTGCGGGAGATTGAGCAGCAGATCAAGGAGCGAGGACAGGCCGTTGAGGTTCGCTGGTCTTTTGATAAGTGCCAAGAAGCTACTGCAG GCTTCACCATTGGACGGGTGCTCCATACTTTGGAAGTGCTGGACAGCCATAGTTTTGAGCGCTCTGACTTCAGCAACTCTCTTGATTCCCTCTGTAATCGAATCTTTGGATTGGGGCCTAGCAAGGATGGGCACGAG ATCTCCTCAGATGATGATGCTGTGGTATCATTACTGTGTGAATGGGCTGTCAGCTGCAAGCGCTCTGGTCGTCATCGTGCGATGGTGGTAGCCAAGCTGCTGGAGAAGAGACAGGCAGAGATTGAGGCTGAG CGTTGTGGAGAATCGGAAGCCGCAGATGAGAAGGGTTCCATAGCCTCTGGCTCCCTTTCTGCTCCTAGTGCTCCCATTTTCCAGGATGTCCTCCTGCAGTTTCTGGATACACAGGCTCCCATGCTGA CGGACCCCCGAAGTGAGAGTGAGCGAGTGGAGTTCTTTAACTTGGTACTGCTTTTCTGTGAACTGATTCGACATGATGTTTTCTCCCACAACATGTACACTTGCACCCTCATCTCCCGAGGGGACCTTGCCTTCGGAGCCCCTGGTCCCCGGCCTCCCTCTCCCTTTGATGACCCTGCCGATGACCCTGAGCGCAAAGAGGCtgagggcagcagcagcagcaagctGGAG GATCCAGGCCTCTCGGAGTCTATGGACATCGACCCTAGCTCCAGTGTGCTCTTTGAGGACATGGAGAAGCCTGATTTCTCA TTGTTCTCCCCCACTATGCCCTGTGAGGGGAAGGGCAGTCCATCCCCTGAGAAACCAGATGTTGAGAAGGAGGTGAAGCCCCCACCCAAGGAGAAGCTAGAAGGGACCCTTGGGGTTCTTTATGACCAGCCGCGGCATGTGCAGTATGCCACGCACTTTCCCATCCCCCAG GAGGAGTCATGCAGCCATGAGTGCAACCAGCGGTTGGTCGTACTGTTTGGGGTGGGAAAGCAGCGAGATGATGCCCGCCATGCCATCAAGAAAATTACCAAGGATATCCTGAAGGTTCTGAACCGCAAAGGGACAGCGGAAACTG ACCAGCTTGCTCCTATTGTGCCTCTGAATCCTGGAGACCTGACATTCTTAG GTGGGGAGGATGGGCAGAAGCGGCGGCGCAACCGGCCTGAAGCCTTCCCCACTGCCGAGGATATCTTTGCTAAGTTCCAGCACCTTTCACATTATGACCAACACCAGGTCACAGCTCAG GTCTCCCGGAATGTTCTGGAGCAGATCACGAGCTTTGCCCTTGGCATGTCGTACCACTTACCTCTGGTGCAGCATGTGCAGTTCATCTTCGACCTCATGGAATATTCACTCAGCATCAGTGGCCTCATCGACTTTGCCATTCAG CTACTGAATGAACTGAGTGTAGTTGAGGCCGAGTTGCTTCTCAAATCCTCGGATCTGGTGGGCAGCTACACCACCAGCCTGTGCCTGTGCATCGTGGCTGTCCTGCGGCACTATCACGCCTGCCTCATCCTcaaccaggaccagatggcacaGGTCTTTGAGGG GCTGTGTGGCGTAGTCAAGCATGGGATGAACCGGTCCGATGGCTCCTCCGCAGAACGCTGTATCCTTGCTTATCTCTATGATCTGTACACCTCCTGTAGCCATTTAAAGAGCAAATTTGGGGAGCTCTTCAG cGACTTCTGCTCCAAGGTGAAGAACACCATCTACTGCAACGTGGAGCCGTCAGAATCCAACATGCGCTGGGCACCTGAGTTCATGATTGACACTCTGGAGAACCCTGCCGCTCACACCTTCACCTACACAGGGCTAGGCAAGAGTCTTAGTGAGAACCCTGCTAACCGCTACAGCTTTGTCTGCAATGCCCTTATGCACGTCTGTGTGGGGCACCATGATCCCGATAG GGTGAATGACATCGCAATCCTGTGTGCAGAGCTGACCGGCTATTGCAAGTCACTGAGTGCAGAGTGGCTGGGAGTGCTTAAGGCCTTGTGCTGCTCCTCTAACAATGGCACTTGTGGTTTCAACGACCTCCTCTGCAATGTAGAT GTCAGTGACCTGTCTTTTCACGACTCCCTGGCCACTTTTGTTGCCATCCTCATCGCTCGGCAGTGTTTGCTCCTGGAGGATCTGATTCGCTGTGCAGCCATCCCTTCGCTTCTTAATGCTG CTTGCAGTGAACAGGACTCTGAGCCGGGGGCCCGGCTTACCTGCCGCATCCTCCTCCACCTTTTCAAGACACCTCAACTCAATCCTTGCCAGTCGGACGGAA CTGTCTCCCCAGACAAGCCTACAGTAGGAATCCGCTCCTCCTGTGACCGCCACCTGCTGGCTGCCTCCCAGAACCGCATTGTGGATGGAGCTGTGTTTGCTGTTCTCAAGGCTGTGTTTGTACTTG GGGATGCGGAACTGAAGGGTTCAGGCTTCACTGTGACAGGAGGAACAGAAGAACttccagaggaggagggaggaggtggcagtGGCGGTCGGAGGCAGGGTGGCCGCAACATCTCTGTGGAGACAGCCAGTCTGGATGTCTATGCCAAGTACGTGCTGCGCAGCATCTGCCAGCAG GAATGGGTAGGAGAACGCTGCCTTAAATCGCTGTGTGAGGACAGCAATGACTTGCAAGACCCAGTGTTGAGTAGCGCCCAGGCCCAGCGCCTCATGCAGCTCATCTGCTACCCACATCGGCTGCTGGACAATGAGGATGGGGAAAACCCCCAGCGGCAACGCATTAAGCGTATTCTCCAG AACTTGGACCAGTGGACCATGCGCCAGTCTTCCTTGGAGCTGCAGCTCATGATCAAGCAGACCCCTAACAAT GAGATGAACTCCCTCTTAGAGAACATCGCCAAGGCCACAATCGAGGTTTTCCAACAGTCTGCAGAGACAGGGTCATCTTCTGGAAACACTGCAAGCAACATGCCCAGCAGCAGCAAGACCAAGCCCGTGCTCAG CTCCCTAGAGCGCTCTGGTGTATGGCTGGTGGCTCCTCTCATTGCCAAACTGCCCACCTCAGTCCAGGGGCATGTGTTAAAGGCTGCTGGGGAAGAATTGGAGAAGGGCCAGCACCTGGGTTCCTCTTCGCGCAAAGAACGCGATCGACAAAAGCAAAAGAG CATGTCCCTGTTGAGCCAGCAGCCCTTCTTATCCCTGGTGCTGACGTGTCTGAAGGGTCAGGACGAGCAGCGCGAGGGACTCCTTACCTCCCTCTACAGCCAGGTCCACCAG ATTGTGAATAATTGGAGAGATGACCAGTACTTAGACGATTGCAAGCCAAAGCAGCTAATGCATGAGGCGCTCAAACTGCGGCTCAACCTG GTGGGGGGCATGTTTGACACGGTGCAGCGCAGCACCCAGCAGACCACGGAGTGGGCTGTGCTCCTCCTGGAGATCATCATCAGCGGCACTGTCGACATGCAGTCCAACAA TGAGCTCTTCACCACCGTCTTGGACATGCTGAGCGTGCTCATCAATGGGACCCTAGCTGCGGACATGTCCAGCATCTCCCAGGGCAGCATGGAGGAAAACAAACGTGCCTACATGAACCTGGTGAAGAAGCTGCGG AAGGAGTTGGGGGAGCGCCAGTCAGACAGTCTGGAAAAAGTTCGCCAGCTGCTGCCGCTGCCCAAGCAGACCCGAGATGTCATCACATGTGAGCCGCAGGGCTCCCTTATCGACACCAAAGGCAACAAGATCGCCGGCTTCGACTCCATCTTCAAGAAGGAG GGTCTACAGGTTTCCACCAAACAAAAGATCTCCCCCTGGGATCTTTTTGAAGGCTTGAAGCCATCAGCACCACTGTCTTGGGGCTGGTTTGGAACAGTCCGGGTGGACCGGCGCGTGGCCCGCGGAGAGGAGCAGCAGCGGCTGCTGCTGTACCACACGCACCTGAGGCCCCGGCCCCGCGCCTATTACCTGGAGCCACTGCCGCTGCCGCCGGAAGATGAggagcccccagcccccgccctgcTGGAGCCTGAGAAAAAGGCTCCAGAGCCCCCCAAAACTGACAAACCTGGGGCCGCTCCCCCCAGCACTGAGGAACGCAAGAAGAAGTCCACCAAGGGCAAGAAACGCAGCCAGCCGGCCGCCAAGACAGAG GACTATGGAATGGGCCCAGGCCGGAGTGGCCCCTATGGAGTGACAGTGCCTCCGGACCTCCTGCACCACACCAACCCTGGCTCCATATCCCACCTTAGCTACAGGCAGGGCTCCATAGGCCTCTACACCCAGAACCAGCCACTGCCGGCAG GTGGCCCCCGTGTGGACCCATACCGCCCTGTGCGGTTACCGATGCAGAAGCTGCCGACCCGACCACCTTACCCTGGAGTGCTGCCCACCACCATGACTGGCGTCATGGGACTGGAACCCTCCTCCTACAAGACGTCTGTGTACCGACAGCAGCAGCCTGCGGTGCCCCAGGGACAGCGCCTTCGCCAACAGCTCCAGGCAAAGATA CAGAGTCAGGGGATGTTGGGACAGTCATCTGTCCATCAGATGACTCCCAGCTCTTCCTACGGTTTGCAGACCTCCCAG ggCTATACTCCTTACGTTTCTCATGTGGGATTGCAGCAACACACAGGCCCCGCAGGTACCATGGTGCCCCCCAGCTACTCCAGCCAGCCTTATCAGAGCACCCACTCTTCTACCAATCCTACTCTTGTAGATCCTACCCGCCATCTGCAGCAGCGGCCCAGTGGCTATGTGCACCAGCAGGCCCCAACCTACGGACACGGGCTGACCTCTACTCAAAG GTTTTCCCACCAGACACTGCAGCAGACACCCATGATAGGCACTATGACCCCACTGGGCGCCCAGGGTGTCCAGGCTGGCGTCCGGTCGGCTTCCATCCTGcctgagcagcagcagcagcagcagcagcaacagcagcagcagcagcagcagcagcagcaacagcagcagcagcagcagcagcagcagcaacagtacCACAtccggcagcagcagcagcagcagatccTGCGG cagcagcagcagcagcagcagcaacagcagcagcagcagcagcagcagcagcagcaggcacaccagcagcagcagcagcaggcagctcctccccagccccagccccagtcccAGCCCCAG TTCCAGCGCCAGGGGCTTCAGCAGACCCAGCAACAACAGCAGACAGCAGCTTTGGTCCGGCAGCTCCAACAACAGCTCTCCA ATACCCAGCCACAGCCCAGTACCAACATATTTGGACGCTACTGA